A stretch of the Campylobacter concisus genome encodes the following:
- a CDS encoding 4Fe-4S binding protein, whose amino-acid sequence MCSSCNSACSNGSACGNVNLKKKSKNSPTTKIRRLVQLIFIAGIGQWAYYGIFRCPFVVPFVNCQNCPIITCWGRITSLFFGFWLFIPALVILFGRAFCGWVCPAGFVNQMLGKFAFFKLKIRSKKLIIAQIGMLIAIAISLWVYFVWGNPRMMIPIRTSDEYLTAVTLSLRFGEWEWVTRTVIIVSIMLASLIVANLWCRFVCPSGGVLEILRKFSIFRVYKTSACDNCDACLRKCEMGTRPDETNCTNCGDCLNVCHANAIKFGRKKN is encoded by the coding sequence ATGTGTAGTAGCTGTAATAGCGCATGCTCTAATGGCAGTGCATGCGGCAATGTAAATTTAAAAAAGAAAAGCAAAAACTCTCCCACAACAAAGATAAGACGCCTAGTGCAGCTCATCTTTATAGCTGGCATCGGTCAATGGGCATATTACGGCATTTTTAGATGCCCTTTTGTGGTGCCTTTTGTGAATTGCCAAAACTGCCCTATCATCACCTGTTGGGGGCGGATCACGTCGCTGTTTTTTGGATTTTGGCTATTTATCCCAGCACTTGTCATCCTCTTTGGTAGGGCATTTTGTGGCTGGGTCTGTCCAGCAGGCTTTGTCAATCAAATGCTTGGTAAATTTGCCTTTTTCAAGCTAAAAATTCGCAGCAAAAAGCTGATAATCGCTCAAATAGGCATGCTAATTGCCATAGCAATCAGCCTTTGGGTCTATTTCGTCTGGGGCAATCCTCGCATGATGATACCTATAAGAACGAGCGATGAGTACCTAACTGCCGTTACTTTATCACTTCGCTTTGGCGAGTGGGAGTGGGTCACTCGCACGGTGATCATCGTCTCAATCATGCTAGCCTCGCTGATCGTAGCCAACCTTTGGTGCCGTTTCGTCTGTCCATCAGGTGGCGTGCTTGAAATTTTGCGTAAATTTTCGATCTTTCGCGTCTATAAAACAAGCGCTTGTGACAACTGCGACGCGTGCTTGCGTAAGTGCGAAATGGGGACAAGACCTGATGAGACAAACTGCACAAACTGCGGAGACTGCCTCAATGTCTGCCATGCAAATGCCATTAAATTTGGAAGGAAAAAGAACTAA
- a CDS encoding restriction endonuclease subunit S: MSEFKNLPSGWSVVRLGDVLKIGSGRDYKHLELGNIPVYGTGGYILSVDEFLYDGESVCIGRKGTIDKPIYLNCKFWTVDTLFYTYGFKNSLPKFIYYIFSTIDWQKYNEATGVPSLSKNTICNIRVKLPSLDEQKKIAEILSTWDKAINLTINLIESKKQFKKALMQNLLTAKIRFPQFKDEWEETKLGKILKERKTYQNKGFDLEHVSLTKDGVVPKCERYDRDFLVKDDNKQYKITRLNDICYNPANLKFGVICKNIYGDGIFSPIYVTFECCNELDNDFAGFYLTQNDFIQKVRKFEEGTVYERMAVSPEDFLRFKIKLPNLNEQQKIAEVLTACDNEVNLLNLKLENLKKQKQGLMQKLLSGKVRAK, encoded by the coding sequence ATGAGCGAATTTAAAAATTTACCGAGCGGATGGAGTGTCGTGAGGCTTGGGGATGTTTTAAAGATCGGGAGCGGAAGAGATTATAAACACTTAGAGCTTGGAAATATACCAGTATATGGAACAGGTGGCTATATATTATCTGTTGATGAATTTTTGTATGATGGTGAAAGTGTATGTATCGGTAGAAAAGGGACTATCGATAAACCTATATATTTAAATTGTAAATTTTGGACAGTAGATACCTTATTTTATACATACGGATTTAAAAATTCTTTGCCTAAATTTATTTACTATATATTTTCGACTATAGATTGGCAAAAATACAATGAAGCAACTGGCGTTCCAAGTTTGTCTAAAAACACTATATGTAATATAAGAGTAAAACTACCATCATTAGACGAGCAAAAAAAGATAGCGGAAATTTTATCTACTTGGGATAAGGCTATAAATTTAACTATAAATTTGATAGAAAGCAAAAAGCAGTTTAAAAAAGCTCTTATGCAAAATTTACTCACAGCCAAAATCCGCTTTCCCCAATTCAAAGACGAGTGGGAAGAGACAAAGCTTGGTAAAATTCTAAAAGAGCGTAAAACGTATCAAAACAAAGGTTTTGATTTGGAGCATGTATCTTTAACAAAAGACGGAGTTGTTCCAAAGTGTGAAAGATATGATAGGGATTTTTTAGTAAAAGATGATAATAAGCAGTATAAAATAACAAGATTAAACGATATTTGCTACAATCCAGCAAATTTAAAATTTGGTGTAATTTGTAAAAATATTTATGGCGATGGCATCTTTTCACCCATATATGTAACATTTGAATGTTGCAATGAGCTTGATAATGATTTTGCTGGATTTTACCTAACTCAAAATGATTTTATACAAAAAGTTAGAAAATTTGAAGAGGGGACCGTGTATGAAAGAATGGCAGTTAGTCCAGAGGATTTTTTAAGGTTTAAAATAAAGCTTCCAAATTTAAACGAACAACAAAAAATCGCAGAGGTTTTAACGGCTTGTGATAATGAGGTAAATTTACTAAATTTAAAGCTGGAAAATTTGAAAAAACAAAAACAAGGCTTGATGCAAAAACTACTAAGCGGAAAGGTAAGAGCAAAATGA
- a CDS encoding type I restriction-modification system subunit M — protein sequence MQKTTQDTINNVVWKACDTFRGTMDGSDYKDYVLTMLFVKYLSDFYKEKLELLRAEYGDKSERIEAKLKKEKFKLDESCTFEYLLAHKEAANLGEIMNKTLEKIEEDNKDKLEGIFRSIDFNNKNKLGDTKERNAILKNLLEDFSDARLDLRPSMLEGNDIIGDAYEYLIAHFASDAGKKGGEFYTPREVSTLLAKLVEPKEGDMIYDPTCGSGSLLIKASKEVGSKNFRLYGQEKNGQTHALCKMNMFLHEINDAVIEWGDTIRNPLHLQDNLIKTFDIVVANPPFSLDKWGADFALNDPFMRFASYALPPKSKGDYAFVVHMIKSLGSNGKMGVVLPHGVLFRGANEGKIRQKLIEENLLDAVIGLPANLFYGTSIPACILVFKKNRANEDVLFIDASKEFEKGKNQNSLTEQNIKKIVATYKNRSEIEKYSHLASLSEIKENGYNLNIPRYVDTFEEEELVDIEAAKAEISRLEAELKSVQSKMSEYLAELGL from the coding sequence ATGCAAAAGACCACACAAGATACCATAAATAACGTAGTTTGGAAGGCTTGTGACACATTTCGTGGCACGATGGATGGAAGCGACTATAAAGACTATGTTTTAACGATGCTTTTTGTTAAATATCTATCTGATTTTTATAAAGAAAAGCTTGAGTTGCTAAGAGCCGAATACGGTGACAAGAGCGAGAGGATCGAAGCAAAGCTAAAGAAAGAGAAATTTAAGCTTGATGAGAGTTGCACCTTTGAGTATCTTTTAGCGCACAAAGAGGCTGCAAATTTAGGCGAGATAATGAACAAAACGCTAGAAAAGATCGAAGAGGACAACAAAGATAAGCTCGAAGGCATCTTTAGAAGCATAGATTTTAATAACAAAAACAAGCTTGGTGACACAAAAGAGAGAAACGCTATCTTGAAAAATTTACTTGAGGACTTTAGCGACGCTAGGCTAGATCTTCGCCCATCTATGCTTGAGGGCAACGACATAATAGGCGACGCATACGAGTATCTTATAGCTCACTTTGCAAGCGACGCTGGCAAAAAAGGCGGAGAGTTTTATACGCCAAGAGAGGTTTCGACGCTTCTTGCAAAGCTAGTTGAGCCAAAAGAGGGCGATATGATCTATGATCCTACTTGCGGCTCTGGTTCGCTTCTTATCAAGGCTTCAAAAGAGGTCGGCAGTAAAAATTTCCGCCTTTACGGACAGGAGAAAAACGGACAAACTCACGCACTTTGCAAGATGAATATGTTTTTGCACGAGATAAATGACGCCGTGATCGAGTGGGGCGACACGATCAGAAATCCTCTTCATCTACAAGACAATCTTATAAAGACCTTTGATATAGTCGTGGCAAATCCCCCTTTTAGCCTAGATAAATGGGGCGCTGACTTTGCTCTAAACGATCCTTTTATGAGATTTGCTAGCTATGCTTTGCCGCCAAAGAGCAAGGGCGACTATGCATTTGTCGTGCATATGATAAAAAGCCTAGGTAGTAACGGCAAAATGGGCGTCGTGCTTCCACATGGAGTGCTATTTCGCGGAGCAAATGAGGGCAAGATCCGCCAAAAGCTGATCGAAGAAAATTTGCTTGACGCCGTCATTGGCCTACCGGCAAATTTATTTTATGGCACGAGCATCCCTGCTTGCATACTTGTTTTTAAGAAAAACCGCGCAAACGAAGATGTGCTATTTATCGACGCTAGCAAAGAATTTGAAAAAGGCAAAAACCAAAACTCGCTAACCGAGCAAAACATAAAAAAGATAGTCGCTACCTACAAAAACAGAAGCGAGATAGAAAAATACTCCCACCTAGCAAGCCTTAGCGAGATAAAAGAGAATGGCTACAACCTAAACATCCCTCGCTACGTAGATACCTTTGAAGAAGAAGAGCTTGTAGATATCGAGGCTGCAAAGGCTGAGATTTCACGCCTAGAAGCCGAGCTAAAAAGCGTTCAAAGCAAGATGAGCGAGTATCTTGCGGAGCTTGGACTATGA
- a CDS encoding restriction endonuclease subunit S: MIKISDISEIKTGLVLIRKKADKNVDEKFRYKVVSLKSFNENALFDDTFADEFISSEKISDEYKVSRGDVLLRLREPNFAVYIDKDYDDLIYTSLMVRIRVKNAKFDPHFVAHYLNSSAVKRALAPDVSGTTIAMIGVASINNLKIPLVNLQTQNKIVKYLNLARQESEILQNLAAQKQRYHKSIFENLIKEES, from the coding sequence ATGATAAAAATAAGCGACATATCTGAGATAAAAACTGGTCTAGTTTTAATCCGCAAAAAGGCGGACAAAAATGTAGATGAGAAATTTCGCTATAAAGTAGTCTCGTTAAAGTCCTTTAACGAAAATGCACTCTTTGATGACACATTTGCCGATGAGTTCATATCAAGCGAAAAAATAAGCGATGAGTATAAAGTGAGCCGTGGCGATGTTTTACTGCGCCTTAGAGAGCCAAATTTTGCCGTTTATATAGACAAGGACTATGACGATCTTATCTACACATCTTTGATGGTTCGCATAAGAGTTAAAAACGCTAAATTTGATCCGCATTTTGTGGCTCATTATCTAAACAGCAGCGCCGTTAAAAGAGCCCTTGCGCCAGATGTTTCAGGCACTACAATAGCGATGATAGGCGTTGCAAGTATAAATAATCTAAAAATACCGCTTGTAAATTTGCAAACTCAAAACAAGATAGTAAAATACCTAAATTTAGCTCGCCAGGAGAGCGAAATTTTACAAAATTTAGCAGCCCAAAAGCAAAGATACCACAAAAGCATATTTGAAAATTTAATAAAAGAGGAGAGCTAA
- the nifB gene encoding nitrogenase cofactor biosynthesis protein NifB, translating into MIFRTKADLDSHPCFNKKASANYGRVHLPVAPHCNIQCNFCNRIYDCANENRPGVTAKVQTPDESVKFLEKLFKFRQDISVIGIAGPGDPMCDADKTLATFEKCKSHFPNALLCLSTNGLALPEHVDEIVRLGVSHVTVTVNAVTPDVGSKVYSWVRYEGKNYYGEEAARILLARQDEGIRKLKEAGMLVKINTVVIPGVNMDHVQSISAKAKQWGADIMNCMAMIPVHGTPFENLKSPSTDEIHRIRRSIGSDINQMSHCSRCRADACGKLGER; encoded by the coding sequence ATGATTTTTCGCACTAAGGCTGATCTAGACAGCCACCCCTGCTTTAACAAAAAGGCCTCCGCTAACTACGGACGCGTGCATCTACCAGTTGCCCCACACTGCAACATCCAGTGCAACTTCTGCAACCGCATATATGACTGCGCTAATGAAAACCGCCCTGGCGTAACAGCAAAGGTGCAAACTCCAGATGAATCGGTGAAATTTTTAGAAAAGCTCTTTAAATTTAGACAAGACATCTCCGTCATCGGCATCGCTGGACCTGGAGATCCGATGTGCGACGCTGACAAGACACTAGCGACCTTTGAAAAGTGTAAGTCCCACTTCCCAAATGCCCTGCTATGCCTCTCAACTAATGGACTAGCTCTGCCTGAGCATGTTGATGAGATCGTGCGTCTTGGCGTGAGCCACGTGACAGTGACTGTTAATGCCGTGACGCCAGATGTTGGCTCGAAGGTCTATTCGTGGGTGAGGTATGAAGGTAAAAACTACTACGGCGAAGAGGCTGCTAGGATACTGCTAGCGCGCCAGGACGAGGGCATCCGCAAGCTAAAAGAGGCTGGCATGCTAGTAAAGATAAACACCGTCGTCATCCCCGGGGTCAATATGGACCACGTCCAAAGCATCTCAGCAAAGGCAAAGCAGTGGGGAGCTGACATAATGAACTGCATGGCGATGATACCGGTGCATGGTACGCCTTTTGAAAATTTAAAATCCCCTTCAACCGATGAGATCCACCGCATCCGCAGATCAATAGGTAGTGACATAAATCAAATGTCGCATTGCAGTAGATGCCGCGCTGATGCATGTGGAAAGCTTGGCGAAAGATAG
- a CDS encoding substrate-binding domain-containing protein: MELKQTGISRRGFLKGALATAAAATPQTMLAGFTPFKSDSLQVWSCGGLSEAFNELNAIYESRTGHNIQYTGAFAGALGKSLLALQSTTELFGARVLELSKKLRKAGLSLHFRPLCFTDYVLVVPKGNPAGIRDLKDLAEPGVRVMLPLRSSPPGSGPVKGILKNSNLTDAVMKNMVANGSCVINMMCELVDGKGDASIIEKRLTTHDRFKDKIEYMPIDEKLIPPGPLTFTLNIMKYVKDERLANDFADFVCGTEGQEIFEKHGFTSIYSARGLELIERFGVKDV, translated from the coding sequence GTGGAATTAAAACAAACCGGTATATCACGCCGTGGCTTTTTAAAAGGTGCTTTAGCCACAGCGGCTGCTGCCACGCCACAAACGATGCTGGCTGGCTTTACGCCATTTAAGTCTGACTCGCTTCAGGTTTGGTCGTGTGGAGGCTTGTCTGAAGCTTTTAACGAGCTAAACGCCATTTACGAGTCAAGAACAGGGCACAACATCCAATACACCGGCGCCTTTGCTGGCGCTCTTGGCAAGTCGCTTTTAGCACTTCAAAGCACGACCGAGCTCTTTGGAGCAAGGGTTTTAGAGCTTTCTAAAAAACTTCGCAAAGCTGGTCTTAGCCTCCACTTTAGGCCTCTATGCTTTACTGACTACGTCCTAGTCGTGCCAAAAGGCAACCCTGCTGGCATTCGCGACTTAAAAGACCTTGCTGAGCCAGGAGTTAGAGTGATGCTGCCTCTTAGATCATCGCCCCCTGGCAGTGGCCCGGTCAAAGGGATCTTAAAAAACTCAAACCTAACTGATGCGGTGATGAAAAACATGGTCGCAAATGGATCATGCGTCATAAATATGATGTGCGAGCTAGTTGATGGCAAGGGCGATGCTTCGATCATCGAAAAGCGCCTAACAACGCACGATAGGTTTAAAGACAAGATCGAGTATATGCCCATCGATGAAAAGCTCATCCCGCCTGGACCGCTCACTTTTACGCTAAATATAATGAAATATGTAAAAGATGAAAGGCTCGCAAATGACTTTGCAGACTTTGTTTGCGGCACTGAGGGGCAAGAAATTTTTGAAAAACATGGCTTTACCTCCATTTATTCAGCGCGTGGGCTAGAGCTTATAGAAAGGTTTGGTGTAAAAGATGTGTAG